ttagcataataataaaactctataaattattgtgtagacttgagtctttgtggaattcgacccctaagtattacagtgacctcttaatttgagagactAGCtcagggtttaatttgagcatatcaaattttggcgtcgttgtcggggactctttgatctaccattagatttgagtttttaatttcatctaaatttttctttttattttctacttacacttTTTTGTCTTTcctctctttggtgtttcaggtgcatgcctcctagacctcacacaagaaGCAACAAGACTGATCCTACTgtgaatctttcaaaccaagagttgggaaaacttgagcgtgagaacagaaaagcagcaatatccttgaagatggttaacacaatcattctggtttgtgatgaggatggtgctttgagagatcaagagggtcacttgcgcaatgagcagggccaaaagcttgatgcagaaggtaATGTGATTGTTGAAGCTGTTGGCGACGAGCAggctgatggtgtcgatcgacgccaacttggcatcgatcgacacccccttccaGCAGACgaacgtggagctgccaaccacgtccacaacccggttcgaagacaggatcaaaaccgggatctgatcaggactattgcagacttcaacagagctgatttgatgtatgaaaacCGCTCTGCAATTGTTCCACCTCCATTCCCAAGAAATGACTTTGAGCTAAAGCCTGCAtacttccagctagttggacaaagacccttctctaacctgccaaatgagaaggctctggaccatattgagcactttgaagacCTGGTGACTAGTATCAAAGCCAATGAAGTGACTGAagactacatctactgcaagcttttcccataatcacttgcaggagaagcatctcaatggTTGAAACAGTTGCCAGCCCGTTCTTTGACCTCTTGGCAACAAGTAAATGTGGCTTTCCTCaattacttttatgatgatgcaatgtcagatgagctgagagtcaagtTGTCCTCCTTCAAACAAAGACCAGATGATAAGCAGCATCCAGATGATAAGCAGCACAAGCGCTTTTCAATCTCTACAAACCAAAGGTATTGAAAAATCAGTTTAGCAAGGCTTGGATTTGGCTAAATCACAGAGAAAAAGATATGATAAGCAGCATCCAATTCGGTTGGGCTGTAAGTATACTAAAAAAGCTAGCTGTCCATAAAAATCATTATATGTCGAGTAATAAACTTATGGCacaatttatctttcttttaggTGCATACAGGATTGTACCCAGATGATCGTCCAAGGCTAACAACATTCTGGGTGGTAAGTAATATTTACTTCATATTTCAATCCAATCCTCAAGCTTAATCACTTCAAAtatctttggttttgttgtgttcTTAATCAAATAAGTACACATTTAATAGTCAGATAGACACCAAAACGGATGCTGCAACACGCTATGTCGAGGAGGATATGTCCAAGTCCATAAAGCAATCTACCCCGGTATGGCTTACGATAAAGTTAGTGTTTTAAGCAAAAAACAATACGATGCGCATCTTCTCGTCGGTcaggtaaaacaaaaatgaagtaACTGagttaaatataaatatatatttagcaagttatatataattttagcaAGTTTCATATAAAAACTGTATCAATCATACAGGATTCCAGAACAAAGAGCTGGTTATTGATGACCGGGAAGACCTTGATAGGCTACTGGCCCTCTCAAATTTATTCGAATGAAGGAGCATCACAAGTTTACTTCGGCGGGTATGCAGGAGGGCCAACTAGAGCTATCAGCCCTCAGATGGGGGCAGGGACTTTTCCGAGACAAGTAGGATTTCAAAACAAGCTAGCATGTTTCATGAAACAACTTAAAACTTTCGAAGACAACGGACTGAGCGATATTAATTGCCATGAGTATGACGAATATGTGAAGAGTCCAAATTGTTATGATATATGGTATCGTCAGTTTGAACTAGGCAGAGGAGAGACGCTCACATTCGGTGGACCTGGTGGGGAGTGTGGTATGATCTAATCAATGGTTTCAAACTTTCAtcgttgttgttcttgttgttgttattttcataacaattactgctaattaataaatttgatatagcaaaaaaaattatatttttatatatttgagaaACTTTATAAATGTGAGCAAAAATTATctcttaaatataaatttaatccaTTTCTTCTAAAATTTCAACTAGTTTTTATTGTAAAGTTTAACAAAATccaactaattaattaataaacaacgATGGGAAACAAAGATAAAGTAATTAGTCCGATATCTAGATTTCAATTCTCGAAAGACCACTCACTTTCAGTAAATAGTTTTAACAATTTTGTAGTTATGGTGCATAAGatttccaattaaaaaaatctcgTTACCTTTTATTCGTtttgttagaaaatatatactaaaccatacaaaataaactatagtgactttcaaaagaaaagaaaaactatagaAAATCATTATATAACTAACAGTCAATATTTCTACATTCAATTTTTAGGAATTTTAATCTTCAGTGAATgagaaaatacaaatttttttattagaagaaaaaatacattctttataacaagacaaaaacacattctttatctatttttgttattaattttctttgattataCATTacgaaatattttcttttgattcattTAAAGTAGAGAGTTTTGTATCCACGTGAAGTCTCTTTACACACTGAGGTTGGAAGTTACTTGAAGATCCTGTCTCGAAAGATGAAGCATTTCACCTAGTTCTATGTTAAGATCCACATTCAAGTCAAAATCTGCGATTTCATTATTCAAGAAATTAGATCGTCTTTGAGGTGATCTTTTTTCTGTAAgctgcaaaagaaaaacaaaataagagtggtttttgtttttagtttccaataaattttggatttttgtctTATAAAAGATGAGTGAACGTTTTTTTATACCGAATTTTTTTGGGGTTGAATGATATAATTCAGAGAAACAAATTCAGCGTTATTTTTCATAGATTACCTTGAAAACATTAGTAACAGATTCTGCTTTCCTTTTTCTAGATAttgtttcttcagttttttgttctttttggatTCCATCTACCTCGTCAGTGCAGTCATAGCAAGACCAATTATTAGGAATCTTATCTACCGTTTCCATCATGCAATAActacaataaccaaaaaaatgataaaagataCTCAAAAATATAGATTTACTATGTAATTTGCATGGTTAAAAAATACGTATATAGTTTGGAAAAATATTACGTATGTTCCGCACCAACTTTGCAGTTGCAACAAGTAACAAGTGAATCTTCATATCCTATATTACCACATGTATCACAAATAGTTACctgaaaattaaatatcatttatTATCATCATGTTAATAACATGCATAAGCtaagatttaacaaaataacTAAAGAGAAAATCATTACGTACTTCTCCTTCAGAATGAGACGACTCATTGTTATCATCGAGGATTTTAGTTTCTACgactcttttattttcaacaTTATCGCCATCAAGCTGCACAAACGATTTTATTTGGTCCTCattctaaaaaaacataaacccttTATCAGTTTCATTTCTCTATGAAAAAAGATATATTCTTCCACATCTATGATAACATATGTAAATAGAtaacatatatatgaaagtATGAAACATTCGATAATTAAAGCATTTACTTATGAGGAAGATATTTCtgtaaaatcatatattttttaagtcaTATGTGTTTTTGGAGGAATATACCGGTGTAATCTGAGCATACTCATTAGTGTTTGAAACCATAGTTGATGGTATATATTGTTTCTCAACAAATCTATTGGAGTCCAAATCCCTgaatcttatttaaaaaaaaaaaaaatccattaatgAAACTCAAACACAAGTATTCAACACaattaaaggagaaaaaaaaaatctctattgAACAAAACTCAGTGATCAATCTTTCAAATCTATATTTTACCCCTTCatataatcaaattataagattagaaaaaaaattggaaagatCACCCAATATCCTAATTTTccaatatacaaaatattttaataaaaataagacaaaaactATAATATCTAGAAATTTGACATACTTTTCACTTGATGCAAAGAGAAATCCAAATCAAAGTGAAGACAAATTGATGAATTTGGAAGAATACTTACagataatacaaaacaaaatcaaaagtgatgaggaaagaggaagaagaaaaaccatATTTAAAGACCAAAGTTAGAGTCAATTATCTatgaattattttctttgttatgCAAGCAAAGCAATTTGATGATTGTCTATATTTTGATTCTCTGTTTTAGGCAATATATTTAGATGTATTTACTTGTTTTTCCCTTGATTttcatttctaattttctttaataaaatttactCCAAATATACTtgtttaacttttaaatataaattgattGAAGGctctatctttatttttatgtgttttgaatTCTCTAAATAAGAGGACGTaaatttttgatgaattttgtATTTACATGTGTAACCTCACTTATGTAAATCTTTTAACAATATAATAGACACATATCTTGTAACGCCACAAGTATATTCATAATTAGTGTTAAGCTCTACAAAAGCATTCCTTATTGACTCGTAAAAGACTATTATTTCTCGAAAGGTGTCGAGATCATGTTTTATGATTGGTTTACAATTGTCATTATATGAATAAATGCATATtgtataagtaaaataaaacattattgttATAATAGTTGACTCGATTCCGTTTCGAGATATGCATCCGCTAGCACCCCCGGTAGTTGTTGGTTCAGAGATTTATGTAGTCGGAGGACAATGGTCACCGTCCTCAGCTGTGCGGGTCCTAGATTGTCGCAGTAACACTTGGCGTGATGCCCCTAGCATGATCGTACCCGGGAAGTTCGCGAGGATATGTGTCTACGATGGAAAAATCTATGTAATGGGAGGTGGCCAAGGGTTAGATAATGAATCATGGGCGGAAGTATTTGATACAAAGACGCAGACTTGGGCATGCCTCCCCGATCCGGGTACTGAGGTACGCAAGTGTGTACCTCAGTACACACTTGCGGAAAGATTTGAGGAAAGATTTACGGAGATGGACGGAAAGATTTACTTTGAAAATAAAGACAATACGATGTATGCTTATGACACAAAGCAAGGTAAATGGGAATGTGGTAAAGGCGTTATTGCAACGTTTCCGATGTCAAAATGTGTGATAGAGAATGTATCCTACTCCTATGGTCTACAAGGTCACGGGTGCTGCTGGTATGACATTAAGTCTGGTGTATGGAAAGAAGTGAAAGGGTTAGAATTAATAAAAGACAAGGACAAGAGGAGGGGTTGGAATAATCTTGGTAAACCTAAAGTAGTTAGCTTTGGTGGGAAACTCTTGCTTCTTTAGGAAGTATGTAGGAGCTTCAATCCAAATTATAGGAAGAAGATTTGGTGTGCGGAAATTGGGTTGGAAAAGCGTGATGGAGGTGAGGTTTGGGGAAATGTTGAGTGGGTTGACGTTGTGCATAATGTCTTCACATCATGTCAGCTCTTGCGTTTTCGTGTTGTCTCGGTTTGATTAACTTGTTGTATCCAATGTATGTTCCAGTacttttgatcttttttttttttttaatccttaaCTTTGGCAAATTGGATCCACAGTTTGGTCTTCATCATTTTCCATGAATGTCTGACTGCCGCTCGAGTTCTATGTTTTGAGGAAATAAAAAGCTATTTGTCAAAACTGAAACGTCTTGTTGTCTTTATTGCAGTGACATTGAAACTTGGAAGCTCATGTGAGAAATTAGCaacttttttctattattaGAGTCTAACACTGCAGAGTTGAGCGTCCATTAATCGAGAACAAAATGGTAAAGAGCAAAATTGGATTGTATAGCCATCTTGGAACTCTCCTAAATACATCAGGGTCTTTTAAAAAACCCATTTATTTTGCTATTCAATAAAccaaaacctatatatatatatatatatagtttctctAATCTGATACAGTTCCACAAAATCATCCGTGTGTCTATGGACATCCATGTAGAACTaccagagaagaagaggaagaggacgaagaCGACTAAGCAGAATTCGTCTCCTTCCTCTTCACCATCTCCGACTTTTTCTTTACTCCCTTGTGAATCCAGAttcattgtttttgtgttaACATGCGGGTGACTGTGTCTTTCTTTTCCGATCACGAAAGATCAAAATCTGTCACACTTGAGTTCAGTGTAGTTGTGTCTTGAAAAAGTTGGAACAATCTTAATTGATAAATAAATCAAGCCACAACCGAACTATAGGGGCTTCTGTGAacgtaaaaaaacaaaaaggtagaGAGCAAATTGGTTAATAAAGTATTTTACAACCATCttggtttttaaataaataactacatTATAAACTAGGTATCGGGCttcacaaaatattaataaaatatttttggtggAGGaacttattttaataaaatacttatcacaactttttctaatatatatttatggagtatttttcaaaaatattatttcatgttgtttatttttaaaaatatttatttactaaactctattcttttaaaacaaatatatagatttataaaaacGTTATAtttgaattgaaaataaaatttgaaaattttcaaaaaaaataacaaatatataaatttctaaaaatgtgaatatttaagatacaactgtttgtaattaagaaacaaaactctACATTCAACAAATGCAATCTTTTAAAGATACGTCCgtaaaaaatttctgtcaaaaataaaataaataaatttttgaatgaAAAGTTATAACAAAAGTATGcaattatttttagtatttattcaaattgctattattatatagattagcCCATAAATGTATGAAACCAGAATTAAGAATCTTTGATGTTTACTTATTGTGTTCACCTTCATTCATCAGATACTTTTTATGTTCACTTTTTACTCATTGCATATGACATGTTTTCTTACGAAGATATAAGTTACATGCAATGAAAGAAAATTCATGATGCATATAAAAACCATGTCAGACAgagatatatctatatatatatatatatatatatatataagctacaTATACACACACTTTGTAACGTAGGTACATATTTGTGCCTTAAGATGTAAATGCCTCTTACGAATATACATTTTtacaaattcatatatattttgaggATTCGTGTATAAAGTACCCTGTTTTTTAGAAATCGTTATACACTAGTCACACAGTCGGGGCGTCTAGCCAGAAAATTGAAGATTAAACAAGAATTAATAGGATATTTGTTttagagttattttattaaattaataataaaaataaaatatataaaactaaatatacgtataattcttttttttttttgactgcatgtataattttacatatgttaaataaaacatcaaataaaatataatactatagtattgtctttaaaattatggtaaacacataaaaatataatattttttttgtcaactattgaGTCACAACAGGCCggtccattagccaaatccctacgTAGCGGGGCTCGATCCatggtgtgatggtgtcttgtgcATTAAAGACTTACCATTGACCACTATACAAATGTCACTtcacataaaaacataacaaaaaattttgtacattaattattgtaaaacatcacaaactcttaatttaaatatctaaataacaaaaaaggtATCTGAAttatatttggctccaaaaataatccgtatataaaaaactaaatgaaaataattaaattagacggattataatcaaattagacaaacATAATTAGATAATAGATGCTAGACTaagattagtcattaatcgaaaCATAGAGAATGAATTTAGCGATTTTACATAGTGTAATCGATGATAGGccgagatttttaaaacaggatAAACATGCAatctacatgatatatatacatatatatatatatatatatatgaaaaatgccTTCCTAGATACATTTTActtactttcttttcttgatgacaaatttcttaaatatatttatgtggTCATGCGACTCATAGATCGTCCAGTAGACATCTCCCTGAGGTCTTCTATGAGCTTTCTCCCGAGATACAGATTTTTTCCATCAGAAAACCAAGACATGCTTTTTATGAAAATGCCTCTTTTATAAACACCATCAGGTTCATTCTTCTCCTTAAAACATAGTTGAGCTCCCTTCAGGGACAACTCTTGTGTATCCTGGTCGATCTATTGGGacaaaattcagttatataaaaaaaatagtataagaGCTAAGAACAATATGAAAAATGATAGAAGTAATGATTGCCAACTACTTCAAAGATAAGCCAACACATGGCCACACATGCAAACAATATAAAGGTCTTGTTAACTACGTTAACTATAGACATCACATAAGaacatgcataaacaaacatgtGTTATGTATACAACACCATAAATATTTACCTCAAGTGTTTTCTTGGTCagaatccggcgttgaccagtgttAACCGGCATTGACCGACGTTGACCAGAAATAAACATCTCTCAAAATGATACATAAGGCTAGATTGGCAAAGCGGAGAGGGGAGCAACAACGGTAAGCAGCTGGAGAGAAGCGGAGAGCAGAGAGCTCTGAGCGGGGTTGGGAgttgtgaatatatatttttatatattttttttaaataaaatgttttgttttgaaacaaatttatttatgtaaatttttttaaactatcaAGAATTATATTAAAGATATTATACGTAACATTAGCGATTTTGggaattaaatttaaacaaatattttgttaaatatatatttacgtagcctgttttaaatatatatttttgaatatgttaattttaattttgaataaggGAATATTGAAAGCATATTCTAAGATATTGTTGATTATTTGGATTcaagtcaaatatttttttaccataatattttggtttcaaatttaatatattttaaacaataatttttaaaaaataatagtcCATACTCTCCGATATTCAGCATGATAACGCAGAGCATATTAGAGCAGTTCCACTTTTTTAGTCACACGTGTGAGAGATGTAAAAAAATTCTTGATTGGCGTTGAGAGTCCACGTTACCACCACAACGCTAATAAAAACGCTTTGCCATTCTAGCCTATAGTAACATCTCTCAAAATAAACATCTTATGGGAAATCACGTTTTTCATATTAGCCCTCGTCATGGTATACTATCACGGAGTCATCGTATACTAATacttttctccaatttttttttttcaaacttatcattcaaattttattgattttaatatttatgtttttatgatcctatattatttaacatatttatgattatactatatttaaaataattaaatctaaGCTtagttgatttttcttttacatatttCTAAATTCTGACATGATCTTTCTCATCCATATGCTATGATGCCAAGCCCATTAGCAAAAATTTCGGCCCAAGAAACGAATGGGTAACGTGTAGAGACATGCAAAATACAAagtacaaatcaaaatcaagaggTGTGAAGGTACGTAGTCAAGTTCAATTACTCGTCGTCATCCCAATTTAAGTGGTCTCTATTACTAAACTCCTCATAACCGTTAGATCAACTCTGTCTTCTCTCATCCAACGGTTCAGATCTCTCCACTTATACTTGTTACATATAAAGAGACGTACGGTCaccgatctctctctctcactaaatgaagaagagaatctcTCCGGCGAGATTACCGGCGTTATTCCGATCAATTTCGCCTGAGAGCTGTCGCATGTTATAAATGGGTCTTCCTTTGTTATCTTGTACTACCACAAGagtcactctctcttcttcttcgtcttggtGTAGTAGTGGAAGCGGTGGGTTTAGGAGTAATAGACTTTTCGATTCTCCGGCGAGTTCGAGATCGGATTTTCAGAAACGTAGAGTGAAGGGAATCTCACGTTTAAACGGTCTTTCGTTAGAGAAACCGAGGTCGATCAAACCGCCGTCGTCTTCATCCGCTGGACAGAGCAGCGGTGAAGTGATAGACGACGGGGATGCGGCGGCGCGTGGTTTAGCTGTTACTTCTGTAGATGTAACGTCTGTGGGAAGTTTCAGCAGCGGCGAATTTgttggcggtggtggtggtagttTAGCTGGACCTTCCGGTGAGGTAACATCCGTCGGTGAATTTGTCGGCGGAAGCGACGGAGATTTTAAGGCCTGGGATAAGATCGGAGCTGTTCTTAAGTTGAGTTATGGAATCGGTGAGTCACGGTGTTGATTGATCAACTTTgcggaaaataaaaaaaaatgattccttttatgaatttcaaaattggaactttaatcaaaatttgaaactttttgagtttttggttAGGAATATACTGTGGGATGGCTGCAGCAGGGAGATTCATATGTGAAGTAGCTGGGATTGATTACACAGGAGGTTTCAATGCTTCTTTAGATGCAATTATTGCTGGACTTGGTTATGCTTCTCCTCCAATTATGGCTCTTCTCTTCATTCTTGATGTAAGTAAGTTTGGTTTTATGAAGGCTGCTTTGGTGTTTATGGAGAAGatttttttgattgtttactgCTCTGTTTCGGTTTAGGATGAAGTTGTGAAATTGTCCCCGCACGCTCGTGCTATTAGAGATGTTGAAGATGAGGAGCTTCGAGGCTTCTTTCATGGAATGTCAGCTTGGCAGGTGAAGAACGTTAACAGCTTCTTTCAGTTCTTGAATCTTTGAGAAAGAATGAACAAGTACTAACCTTTGAGgctttctcttttgtctttctttagTTTATCTTAGTAGTTACTGCAAGTTCAATTGGAGAAGAGCTCTTTTATCGCGCTGCTTTTCAGGTTTTGTGCCTTATAGTGAATAATCTTCAGTTGTTCTTGTTCCTCGGGATTTTTGATTTCTGTCTGTGAAGTTTGATGTTTTCGGTGTTGGTTTTATAACAGGGTGCACTAGCTGACATATTCTTAAGGGGCACAAATCTCATCTCAGATTCTCGGGGAATGGTCGCTTTGGTATGCTTTcttctgttcttgcttgtttcATATCTGTTCATTAGACTCGTATAACTTTAAGTTGACTTCATATTGTTGAAATTTTCAGACTGGAATCTTGCCACCATTTGTACCTTTTGCTCAAGCATTTGCAGCCACTATTACAGCTGCTCTCACTGGTTCTCTCTATTACATCGCTGCTTCCCCTAAAGGTTTCCCTCAAATCTTATAACACTTGCTCATGAAACAGGACCTTTTTAACTTgactaatttttgtttctgtatCTCTCTTAGATCCAACTTATATAATGGCACCAGTCTTGAGAACTCACTCTGCCCGGGAGGAGCTGAAGAAGTTATTTGCAGGTACGTACTTAAACTTGTTATAAGGGTTTAGATATGTTTCACAACCAAACAGTTGAAGTATTCTCTATGTTCCTTTTCGCAGCGTGGTACGAGCGAAGACAGATGAAGCAAATCTACTCTCCGTTGCTTGAAGGGCTTTTGGGTCTATACCTCGGCTTTGAATGGATTCAGGTTGTACTTCTTCTATTCAATCATTCTGTTTTGTAACATGTTGACATTAAAATAGCTgaaaccaaactgaaaaataTTGCAGACAAACAATCTTCTTGCTCCTATCATCACACATGGTATATACTCGGCTGTTGTATTGGGGAATGGTCTTTGGAAATTACACCATCATCAGCAAAGACTCAGGCTACGCGTTCAGCAACTTGAAACTGAAGGTGACAACTGAAGATAGATAAATAACTGGATAAACATTGTcctttctttttaaattttgtaaagtgTCTTGTGTATTGAGCCACCA
The sequence above is a segment of the Camelina sativa cultivar DH55 chromosome 10, Cs, whole genome shotgun sequence genome. Coding sequences within it:
- the LOC104720275 gene encoding uncharacterized protein LOC104720275 translates to MVETVASPFFDLLATTQALFNLYKPKVLKNQFSKAWIWLNHREKDMISSIQFGWAVHTGLYPDDRPRLTTFWVSDRHQNGCCNTLCRGGYVQVHKAIYPGMAYDKVSVLSKKQYDAHLLVGQDSRTKSWLLMTGKTLIGYWPSQIYSNEGASQVYFGGYAGGPTRAISPQMGAGTFPRQVGFQNKLACFMKQLKTFEDNGLSDINCHEYDEYVKSPNCYDIWYRQFELGRGETLTFGGPGGECGMI
- the LOC104720276 gene encoding uncharacterized protein LOC104720276 — translated: MVSNTNEYAQITPNEDQIKSFVQLDGDNVENKRVVETKILDDNNESSHSEGEVTICDTCGNIGYEDSLVTCCNCKVGAEHTYCMMETVDKIPNNWSCYDCTDEVDGIQKEQKTEETISRKRKAESVTNVFKLTEKRSPQRRSNFLNNEIADFDLNVDLNIELGEMLHLSRQDLQVTSNLSV
- the LOC104720277 gene encoding F-box/kelch-repeat protein At4g19870-like → MHPLAPPVVVGSEIYVVGGQWSPSSAVRVLDCRSNTWRDAPSMIVPGKFARICVYDGKIYVMGGGQGLDNESWAEVFDTKTQTWACLPDPGTEVRKCVPQYTLAERFEERFTEMDGKIYFENKDNTMYAYDTKQGKWECGKGVIATFPMSKCVIENVSYSYGLQGHGCCWYDIKSGVWKEVKGLELIKDKDKRRGWNNLGKPKVVSFGGKLLLL
- the LOC104718547 gene encoding uncharacterized protein LOC104718547, yielding MGLPLLSCTTTRVTLSSSSSWCSSGSGGFRSNRLFDSPASSRSDFQKRRVKGISRLNGLSLEKPRSIKPPSSSSAGQSSGEVIDDGDAAARGLAVTSVDVTSVGSFSSGEFVGGGGGSLAGPSGEVTSVGEFVGGSDGDFKAWDKIGAVLKLSYGIGIYCGMAAAGRFICEVAGIDYTGGFNASLDAIIAGLGYASPPIMALLFILDDEVVKLSPHARAIRDVEDEELRGFFHGMSAWQFILVVTASSIGEELFYRAAFQGALADIFLRGTNLISDSRGMVALTGILPPFVPFAQAFAATITAALTGSLYYIAASPKDPTYIMAPVLRTHSAREELKKLFAAWYERRQMKQIYSPLLEGLLGLYLGFEWIQTNNLLAPIITHGIYSAVVLGNGLWKLHHHQQRLRLRVQQLETEGDN